A genomic stretch from Mya arenaria isolate MELC-2E11 chromosome 10, ASM2691426v1 includes:
- the LOC128205967 gene encoding calmodulin-beta-like produces MFKVFDKNGDKTITVKEMATGLKDMGFNMDKGELKAAVKKIDANGNGLIEYGEFRTFMLKQFKQSQSSGDKQKEIKQAFRLFDRDGNGFIERGEFKKAMKALGEPLTEAELTIMIKEADKDGDGKINYEEFVQLWMKKLEEQKKT; encoded by the exons ATGTTCAAGGTTTTCGACAAAAATGGTGACAAGACAATCACTGTGAAAGAAATGGCGACTGGGCTTAAAGACATGGGCTTTAATATGGACAAGGGCGAACTCAAGGCAGCGGTGAAGAAGATTGATGCTAATG GAAACGGCTTAATCGAGTACGGCGAGTTCCGCACGTTTATgcttaaacagtttaaacagtCACAATCAAGCGGAGATAAACAGAAGGAAATCAAGCAGGCTTTCCGGTTGTTTGACAGGGATGGAAACGGCTTCATTGAAAGGGGCGAGTTTAA AAAGGCGATGAAGGCCCTTGGGGAACCATTAACAGAGGCAGAGTTGACAATCATGATAAAGGAGGCTGACAAGGATGGAGACGGGAAAATTAACTATGAAG AGTTCGTTCAGCTCTGGATGAAGAAATTAGAAGAACAGAAGAAGACGTAG